From Verrucomicrobiales bacterium:
CCTTGCGCACATGGGCGGGTGTGAAGTCCTCCTTCAGAAAGGACTTAAGACCATCGGCCAGCGGCTGCCACAGACCCAACCGGGTGAGAAACGGGCCGAGAATGGGGATGCCGCCCAGCAGGGGAAGCGCCACCCGGTTCGGTCCCACGCGATCCTGAATGAACGCCGAAATCTTCCGCTCTGCGAGAACGGAATACGCGATCATGGGCATCAGAATGCCCAGCACGCCGGCGATCTTCGCCAGAGTGAAGACCCACTCGCGATTGTTGTGAATCAGGTCGTTTAGGTAGTTTATCATGCGGCGATTAGATGGTCACGTTGACCCCGAGATCTCCCAACTTGCCCCACTCCAAACCGGCGAAGGCGGGAATCTCTTTGGCCATCTGATTGAACAAGCCCTCGATGCTGGAAAATCCATTCTCCCCCGTGACCTCATGGGTGAGTTCATGGAGGAACTCCCACTCCGGTCGTGCATCGCCCGGAGCCTCAACCGCCTTCATGAAGCGCTGCAGCCGTCCTTTGACATTCACGAAGGTGCCGCGCTTCTCCGCCGGCGCGCAGCCTGGCAGGAGAAAGTGGGCGCGACGGGTGGTCTCGTTCGGCAGGATATCGCTGACCACCAGAGTCTGGAGTTTGCCGAGCAAGTCGGCCTCAATGCCACACCGAGTCACATCTTCCCCGAACACAATCAGGGTCTGGATCTTCCCGCTGCGAATGCCCTCGGCAATCCTTGGAATCTGGATGCCCATCTCGGTGAACGCGATGCCGGTCAGCCTCGTTCCAGCGCTGTTCGGGTTCTTGTCGGCGCTGACCAAAATCTTGTCCTCCTCGCCCTCGCGCGCCACCGCGTCCGTGATGGCGCCCAGCTTGGTGCCGAGCTTCTTCAGCAGATACAGCTCCTCGTTGGTTTGACGAGCCGAGGCAACAATGGCCGCCGACCCCGGAGGAACGGCCTTCAGCACCGTGATCAGCTCGCTCATGACGGCCTTCCAGGTGCGAGCGCCCGTCCGCGAGCTTCGGACCTCGATCAGGCGGTCTTCCCGGCCAACCCATTTGTAATTCAAGCGGCCGGCATCACACATCCAGCACGAATTCACGGCATCGTTCTGCCGCGGCTCAAACCGCTGAATCTTCTCTTCCCGCGACCCGATGATGATGTTGCATCCCGTTCCGCAGCTGGTGCAGATGGATTTGGTTTCCTTCAGAAACCACACCCGCATCTTGAAACGAAAGTCCTTCGACGTGAGGGCTCCCACCGGACACAAGTCCACCGTATTCAGCGTGTAATTGTTGTCGAACACCCGACCAGGAAAGGAGGAAATGCTGTTGTAACTGCCGCGGTTCACAATGCCGAGCGCGTCGTCGCCGGCGATGTCCTTGCTAAAGCGGATACAACGGGTGCAGAGGACGCAGCGCTCGTCATCCAGCATGATCCGGGGGCCTAGATCCACCGCCTTGGGCTTATGGACCTTGGTCTCAACGAACTGGCTCGCCGCCTTGCCGTGCTCAACCGAATACTCCTGGAGCTTGCATTCCCCCGCCTGGTCGCAGATGGGGCAGTCCAGCGGGTGGTTGATCAGCAGCGATTCCAGCACGCCCTCGCGCATCTGCTTGGTCGCAGGTGAAGAAGGGTAAATCTCCATGCCCGGGGAGATGGGCGTCGCGCAGGCGATCGCGCCGCGCGGGGTTGACGGCTCGTAAGGCAGAACCGAGCGCGCGATCTTCGGGGTGCCGTCCTCATTAAGCACGGGCTTGCGATCCGGACCCATCATCGGGGTGCCAAACTCCACCAAGCACATGCGGCAGTTCCCCGCCACGGGCAGCTTGGGATGGTAGCAATAGTGCGGGACCTCCTGGCCGGCGATCGCACACGCCTGCAGCATGGTCGTGGGTTGCAGCTTGCCCTGCCAGTCAGGCATCATCTTGGGCACATCCACATCGCGCCCGTCCACCTTAATGCGGATGGTTTCCACCGCAGGCGGCGCGGGCTTGCTCTCAGTATTTGTTGCGGTCGACATGATGGAAAATCATTCAGCGTTCGGGCTGGCGGCGACTTTGCTACCCTGAGCTCCGGAGGCAGCAGGCGTGGCGTGGCGGGCCTCATCGGCCGCCCCCTTGGCCTCGAAGTCCGCCTTGAATTTTTTCACGAAGCTCAGCACCGGCCAGGCACAGGCCTCGCCAAAGGCACAGATGGTTCGCCCTTGGATATTCTGCGCGATGTTGAGCAGGTAATCGGCATCCTGCTTCCGACCGTGACCATGGGTTAAACGGTGCAAAGCCTTGCTCATCCAGAGCGACCCCTCGCGGCACGGAGTGCACTGACCGCAGCTTTCGTGAGCGTAAAACTCCGACAGGTTGGCCAGCACCTCCACGATGTCCGTAGAGTCATCCATGACGATGATTGCTCCAGAACCCGACATCGAGCCGGCCTGCTGCAGCGAGTCGAAATCATAGGGCAAATCAAGCAGGTCGACGTCCACCGCCGTCATCTGACCGTCGGCCCCCTTGCGCTTGAGTTTGAACTTCTCACCCGCCTTGAAAACCTTGGAGGACGAGCCCCCGGGAATGATCGCCTTGAGCTGCCGGCCGTCTCGGAGACCTTGGCCGAAGTTTTCGTGGAAAATCAACTCACCCAGCGTGGCTTTGCCGACCTCGACCTCATAGTAACCGGGGCGCTTCACCTGCCCGCTGAGGCTGACGATGCGCGTGCCGGTATTGTTGGGAGTGCCGAGTTTCGCATACTCCGCGCTGCCCATCGAAACAATATGCCGAACCGCCGCCAGTGTCTCAACATTGTTGACGATTGTGGGGCTCATGTAGAGGCCCAGCACCGCAGGGAAATACGGGGGCTTGATCCGCGGATAGGCGCGCTTGCCTTCCAGCGATTCAATCAGCCCGGTTTCCTCGCCACAAATATAGGCACCCGCGCCGCGATGCACGTGGATCTCCAGATCGTAGCCGGTTCCCAAAATGTTCTTACCCAGGAAGCCCTTAGCCCGCGCCTCCCTCAAGGCCTGGTTCAACAGCCGAGCGCCTTCAGGCATTTCGCCGCGGATGTAAATATAGGCCAGCTTCACGTCGTTCGCGAAGCACGAGATGATCATCCCTTCGATCAGTTGATGCGGATCTTTATGAATGATCTGACGATCCTTGAACGTCCCCGGCTCCGACTCGTCTGCGTTGCAGATCAGGTAGATCGGCTTGCCGCTGCGGCGGTCGACGAAGGACCACTTCAAGCCGCACGAGAACCCGGCACCCCCGCGTCCACGGAGCCCGGACTTAAGCACCTCATCGCGGATCTGCTCCTGCGCGGTCATCTTCTTGCCGTCGGGCAAGTCCTTGACCGGAAGCGCCAGCGCT
This genomic window contains:
- a CDS encoding molybdopterin-dependent oxidoreductase, with translation MSTATNTESKPAPPAVETIRIKVDGRDVDVPKMMPDWQGKLQPTTMLQACAIAGQEVPHYCYHPKLPVAGNCRMCLVEFGTPMMGPDRKPVLNEDGTPKIARSVLPYEPSTPRGAIACATPISPGMEIYPSSPATKQMREGVLESLLINHPLDCPICDQAGECKLQEYSVEHGKAASQFVETKVHKPKAVDLGPRIMLDDERCVLCTRCIRFSKDIAGDDALGIVNRGSYNSISSFPGRVFDNNYTLNTVDLCPVGALTSKDFRFKMRVWFLKETKSICTSCGTGCNIIIGSREEKIQRFEPRQNDAVNSCWMCDAGRLNYKWVGREDRLIEVRSSRTGARTWKAVMSELITVLKAVPPGSAAIVASARQTNEELYLLKKLGTKLGAITDAVAREGEEDKILVSADKNPNSAGTRLTGIAFTEMGIQIPRIAEGIRSGKIQTLIVFGEDVTRCGIEADLLGKLQTLVVSDILPNETTRRAHFLLPGCAPAEKRGTFVNVKGRLQRFMKAVEAPGDARPEWEFLHELTHEVTGENGFSSIEGLFNQMAKEIPAFAGLEWGKLGDLGVNVTI
- the nuoF gene encoding NADH-quinone oxidoreductase subunit NuoF, producing MPQEYRLILKQADQSGYTPDMDCYLRHGGYEALRKALALPVKDLPDGKKMTAQEQIRDEVLKSGLRGRGGAGFSCGLKWSFVDRRSGKPIYLICNADESEPGTFKDRQIIHKDPHQLIEGMIISCFANDVKLAYIYIRGEMPEGARLLNQALREARAKGFLGKNILGTGYDLEIHVHRGAGAYICGEETGLIESLEGKRAYPRIKPPYFPAVLGLYMSPTIVNNVETLAAVRHIVSMGSAEYAKLGTPNNTGTRIVSLSGQVKRPGYYEVEVGKATLGELIFHENFGQGLRDGRQLKAIIPGGSSSKVFKAGEKFKLKRKGADGQMTAVDVDLLDLPYDFDSLQQAGSMSGSGAIIVMDDSTDIVEVLANLSEFYAHESCGQCTPCREGSLWMSKALHRLTHGHGRKQDADYLLNIAQNIQGRTICAFGEACAWPVLSFVKKFKADFEAKGAADEARHATPAASGAQGSKVAASPNAE